Genomic window (Candidatus Vicinibacter proximus):
GCTGTTTTTAATTATTTGTGAATCTTCAACAGATTTAGTAAGAGCTTCGCTAATTATTGTTGCATTGTGCTTTAACATTTTTATGTATGTTGAGGCCGGACTCGATGGATCTCCAAGTGAATCAGCATATAACTTACCTCCTATTTCAATTTTATTTTCTGCTCTAAGTTGTTGCATCATCTTAGGATTGATTGTGCTTTCCACAAATATTGCCGATACTCCTCTATCCTTAATAATTTTATGAATGTGAACTAAAGTGGTAGATTGTACATCAGCTTCGGTGGAAGTTCCCTGCAATGGTTCCAATTGTATACCATATTTTTTTCCAAAATAATGAAAGGCGTCATGAGAAGTTATCAAGACTCTTCTTTCTATTGGTATTGCATTAATTTTTTCCTGAACATATCGGTGAAGATCCTCCAGCTCTTTTTTATATATTCCAAAATTAAATGCAAATTCATCTGCATATATTGGAAGTAATTCACTTAATGCTTTCGTAATGTTTGAGGCATAAATTATTCCATTCTCCACATCCATCCAGGCATGTGGATCAGTTGCATTGTGAAAATCTTTACTCACAATTGCCTGGATTCCTTCTGTAATACGAACCACCTTGGCTTTGGTTCCGGAATTTTGAATTAGTTTCCCTAGCCAACCTTCAAATGTCAATCCATTAACTAATAAAAGATCCGCATTTCCTACTTTAACAAGATCAGCCGGGGTGGGCTCATATAAATGCGGATCAGACCCTATAGGAACAATAAGGTCAAGATCAATTCTTTCCGAACCAATAACAGCACACATATCAGCCCACATGGAAGCCGATGCAATTACTTTTGGTTTCGCCATTATGCAGGTACTAATTAAAAAACTTAAAAAAAAATTCAGGAACCTTTTCATCTTATACTGTTTTAACAAGTATTTCCTTGCTTACATTAAAACTTAGTGTTATAGTCTTTGATACCTCATTTTTTAGCATGAGTGACTTGTCAAAGTGAGTATACTCAAGTATCGATAATTCTTTACCGGGATATATGGACATTCCTTCCAGGTATTTTAGAAATTCTGCCCCTGAAGTCCTTACACCCAATACTTGAACTCGGGTCCCTTTAGTTTTTATATTGCACAATTGTGTCTGGTGCCTGAACGTAAAACTCCCATTCTGATTCGGTATAGGATCACCATGTGGGTCGAATTTTGGATAGTTAAGAAACTCATCCAACTTTTGAATTAAAGTAATGGATTGTATGTGTTCAAGCTGCTCTGCAACATCATGAATCTCATCCCATTTAAATCCAAGTTTTTCGTATAAAAATACCTCCCATAAACGATGTTTTCGGACTAATTCTAGAGCGATCTTTTGTCCCTCTTTATTTAAATGAACACCATAATATTTTTCATAACCTAGCAATTGCTTTTCAGCTAGTCTTTTAATCATGTCCGTGACCGAGGCAGAGCTTGTTCCCAATTCCTCTGAAATGGCTTTTGTGGAAATGTTTTGATCTCCGTTTCTTTCTGCTATTTTGTATATTGCCTTCAGATAATTTTCTTCCGTAAAACTTAACATGATTTAAATTTTAGACAAATCTAAAATAAATTTTAATACAATCAAAATATGAATGATGATTTTCTTACCCTTAGCCGAATAATTCGTGAAAGAAGAGCCGTTTTTCCTCAATTTTACAAACCAGGAAAAATATCTAAAGAGTTAATATTAAACATTTTAGAGAATGGTATCTGGGCTCCTACACATAAAAAAACACAGCCTTGGAGGTTTATCATCATTCAAGATGAAAAACTAGTAGATCTCTCAAAATTTTTGGCAGAACATTATAAAAGTATCACTCCTGTAGAATCATTTTCAGAACAAAAAATGACAAAAGCTTCTGAAAAGCCTCTTCAATCAGCTTGCGTTATTGCTTTGTGCCTGCATAGAAGTTCCGAAGAGCTCATACCGGCTTGGGAGGAAACTGCCGCCCTTTCATGTGCCACCCAGAATATATGGCTATCTGCAAGTGCCTTAGGAATTGGAGCCTATTGGAGCACCCCTTCGGCTATTTACAAAATGAAAGAATTTTTAGGGTTACAAGAAAATGAAGAATGTCTTGGGCTCTTTTATATGGGTTGGAAGGATGAAATTTCTTTGCCGGCAGAAAGATGGAGTTTAGATAAAGTTGTGAGAGAATTATAAAAAAACCCCCATACTCTGAAAATATGAGGGTTAGCAAATAAATTATTTTCAATTATGATCTCCCTAACCACCAACCTGCTATTGCTCCCGCGACAGCACTGTTAATGGTAAAAACCACAATATCTAAAATTGCCCCATTTAGCTGTGTTATGTTAGAGGTAGCAAAAAAAGTCATGTCCCATCCTAGAGAAATTAAAAAACCCAGTGTGGCACCTGCTTTGATTCCACCGGCGGCAGAACTTACCCCGGCCCAGGTACCAAAGACATAAGCAAGGGTAAACCCCATGCCTAAGCTGCCCAATATCAAAGCCCACCAAACCATGTCGTCTTCAGCTCTCATTACGCCCGAAGCCGTCCCTTGCATACTTGCAAACGTGCTTTCTAACAACATTCCATACATAATCCAGCCTAAAAAGAAATAGGCCACTCCGGCTAATATTCCGGCTACAATTGTTTTTGTGTTCATAAAATTTGGTTTAAATTGTTTAAAAAATTTGTTTGATAAGTAAATCTATAACTTTTCGTTATTAAAGTCAAGCATTTTGTCATTTTTCAATACTTTTGTGACGACACCCACCCTCATTAGCTTGGGAATATTATACTATTACAAAATTTGAAAATGCTTTTTAAGTCATATTCTGCCGCCGTGCATGGGGTAGATGCAAAAACAATTACCGTTGAAGTCAATGCTGGTGGCACAGTAGCCGCTGGCAAAATCAATTATTTCATGGTCGGACTTCCAGACAATGCGGTAAAAGAAGGCTATCAACGGATCGAAGCCGCAATAAAAAATATAGGTTTTTCTTTTCCACGAGTAAAATTGGTAGTAAATCTAGCCCCTGCCGACTTACGCAAAGAAGGATCTTCTTATGATTTACCCATCGCACTCGCCATACTAGCAGCAACTAAGCAAATAGATGGAAATAAACTTAAGGATTATATGATTCTGGGTGAGCTTTCCCTAGATGGGGGCTTGCGGCCGATTAGGGGAGCTCTGCCGATTGCCATCCAGGCACGAAAAGAGAAATATAAAGGTATCATCGTTCCATATGAAAATGCTCGAGAGGCAGCAATTGTGAATCAGGTTGACGTAATTGGGGTTTCCAATTTAGTTGAGGCTGTAGAGTTTATAACTGGAGTGAAAAATATTCTCCCTACTGAATTTGATACCCGCGAGGAGTTTGCCTACCAACAAACAAAATTTGCCCGCGATTTTTCGGATGTAAAAGGGCAAAACAACATTAAAAGAGCCCTGGAAATCGCCGCAGCAGGTGGTCATAATGTTATTTTAATCGGCCCCCCGGGTGCCGGTAAAACAATGCTTGCTCAAAGATTGCCAACCATCCTGCCACCATTATCTTTGCATGAAGCCCTTGAAACCACCAAAATCCATTCTGTTGCAGGTATTCTTCCTGGACATTCGGGTCTTGTAAGTACCAGACCTTTTCGTGCTCCACATCATACTGTCAGTGATGTGGCACTTGTCGGGGGAGGGAGTCATCCTTCACCAGGTGAAATTTCTTTAGCCCATAATGGGGTGTTATTTCTTGACGAACTTCCAGAGTTTAAAAGAACTGTACTTGAAGTCCTAAGACAACCGATGGAAGAAAGAAAAGTCACCATTTCTCGTGCTAAAATAAGTTTAGACTATCCGGCCAGTTTCATGCTTATCGCCTCAATGAACCCTTGTCCATGTGGTTTCTACAACCATCCCGAAAAGGAATGTGTGTGTGGACCAGGCATGGTTAAAAAATATCTGGCCAGAATTAGTGGGCCCTTACTGGATCGGATAGATCTGCATGTCGAGGTAACACCGGTTTCATCTGACGAATTGATGGATAATGGAAAACTTTCGGAAAGCTCCGAAAACATTAGGCTTAAGGTTATTAATGCTAGAGAAAGACAAGCCGAACGATATAAAGATTTTAAAGAAATACATTCAAATGCCCAACTTAATTCGAGTATGGTAAGTGAGTTATGTCCTATTAGTTCTGCAGGTGCAACTTTGTTAAAAACGGCTATGCAAAAACTCCAGCTTTCAGCCAGAGCTTATGATAGAATCTTAAAAGTGTCACGTACTATAGCAGATCTTGCTAACAGCGAGGATATAAAAATTGAACACCTGGCTGAAGCCATACATTTTCGAAGCTTAGACAAAGAAGGGTGGGCGGGATAATGAGAAAGGCCACCCTTTCGGAATGGCCTTTTTAAATCTAAATTTAGAATGGTAATTTAGGCTTTTTTGAACATTCCGCCAATTAGTGAACCTCCTGTTCCACCAATTAAAGAAACTAAAATACCCATCCAATCAAAACCTCCATCTGTTCCTCCTGAATTCATAAATTGATTCAAAATCAATGGTAGGATATTTCCTCCGGCTGCCCCTGCAATTAGATTGCCCACCATCCCTAATCCGTTCTTCTTAAGCATATTTCCAAGCCAACCTCCTCCAGCGCCGACTAAGGTGTTAATCAAATAAGGTAAAATAGCTTCCATGTTTCGCTTGTTTAAAAGTTTAAAGAATATTTATCAAGTACAAGGTAAGATAACTTATTGTTTGAATGGATATTTTTATATAAATGATATTTTATTCTGAATCCTAAATAAACTTTGGATGGTAATGAGCATTAAATAATCTCAATATACTACCAGAAAAAACTCAAAAGACTTATGTATCCATAGCCAACTCTCTTTAAGAAACTTGAGCAGGAATTTTTGGTGCATGTCTTGTATCTTTAGTTTGGTACCTCATTTAAAAACAAAATTATCGCTAACTTCACCCCTGGTCATTCAGTTAATTACGGGCATGTCAAAAAACTTAAGTCATCTTTCCGGGAGAAAAGGAATAGAAAAAAACCTCTTTGAATATATAGGCAGGGTTGCGGAAGAAAATGGTCAACTTTCAAAAGAAGAAATAAGCTCAATAGCCGAAGAATTCCTTATGGGTACTGCCAACATTTTCGGCACAGCAAGCTTTTATGATTTTACTCGCCCGGAGAA
Coding sequences:
- a CDS encoding YifB family Mg chelatase-like AAA ATPase, whose amino-acid sequence is MLFKSYSAAVHGVDAKTITVEVNAGGTVAAGKINYFMVGLPDNAVKEGYQRIEAAIKNIGFSFPRVKLVVNLAPADLRKEGSSYDLPIALAILAATKQIDGNKLKDYMILGELSLDGGLRPIRGALPIAIQARKEKYKGIIVPYENAREAAIVNQVDVIGVSNLVEAVEFITGVKNILPTEFDTREEFAYQQTKFARDFSDVKGQNNIKRALEIAAAGGHNVILIGPPGAGKTMLAQRLPTILPPLSLHEALETTKIHSVAGILPGHSGLVSTRPFRAPHHTVSDVALVGGGSHPSPGEISLAHNGVLFLDELPEFKRTVLEVLRQPMEERKVTISRAKISLDYPASFMLIASMNPCPCGFYNHPEKECVCGPGMVKKYLARISGPLLDRIDLHVEVTPVSSDELMDNGKLSESSENIRLKVINARERQAERYKDFKEIHSNAQLNSSMVSELCPISSAGATLLKTAMQKLQLSARAYDRILKVSRTIADLANSEDIKIEHLAEAIHFRSLDKEGWAG
- a CDS encoding nitroreductase, with amino-acid sequence MNDDFLTLSRIIRERRAVFPQFYKPGKISKELILNILENGIWAPTHKKTQPWRFIIIQDEKLVDLSKFLAEHYKSITPVESFSEQKMTKASEKPLQSACVIALCLHRSSEELIPAWEETAALSCATQNIWLSASALGIGAYWSTPSAIYKMKEFLGLQENEECLGLFYMGWKDEISLPAERWSLDKVVREL
- a CDS encoding metal-dependent transcriptional regulator, producing MLSFTEENYLKAIYKIAERNGDQNISTKAISEELGTSSASVTDMIKRLAEKQLLGYEKYYGVHLNKEGQKIALELVRKHRLWEVFLYEKLGFKWDEIHDVAEQLEHIQSITLIQKLDEFLNYPKFDPHGDPIPNQNGSFTFRHQTQLCNIKTKGTRVQVLGVRTSGAEFLKYLEGMSIYPGKELSILEYTHFDKSLMLKNEVSKTITLSFNVSKEILVKTV
- a CDS encoding zinc ABC transporter substrate-binding protein → MAKPKVIASASMWADMCAVIGSERIDLDLIVPIGSDPHLYEPTPADLVKVGNADLLLVNGLTFEGWLGKLIQNSGTKAKVVRITEGIQAIVSKDFHNATDPHAWMDVENGIIYASNITKALSELLPIYADEFAFNFGIYKKELEDLHRYVQEKINAIPIERRVLITSHDAFHYFGKKYGIQLEPLQGTSTEADVQSTTLVHIHKIIKDRGVSAIFVESTINPKMMQQLRAENKIEIGGKLYADSLGDPSSPASTYIKMLKHNATIISEALTKSVEDSQIIKNSSGKMIFLWIALFYVIAFSLIYIINRK